In a genomic window of Dyadobacter fermentans DSM 18053:
- a CDS encoding MFS transporter: MKKNIPSVINAWCMYDWANSVHALVIVSSIFPVYFSATALSASGTPDVNFFGTQIKASVLFSYTVSISFLITALLVPVCTAIADFTGKKKRFMQFFCYTGAVSCMLLYFFTKETLISGVFLFGLSLIGWSGSIVFYDSYLPEIATEDRFDQYSARGFSLGYLGSVLLLLFNLSMILAPQFYGITQKSLPARISFFTVGLWWILFAQIPFYYLPSGKADKEKSGNWIFQGFKELRKVYGRLREQPYLAKFLSAFFIYTMGLRTVMYVATIFGATELKLPSQSLIITVLLIQLVGIAGSYTFAWLSGRIGNIYALMIGVAIWIGICTGAYYTTEAMEFYMIACTVGMVMGGIQSLSRSTYSKLIPENVTDTASYFSFYDVTEKLAIVIGTFIYGTVEYLTGSMRNSILALLVIFVIGLLLLYRIPSRKVYHFELDRNEN; this comes from the coding sequence ATGAAAAAGAATATACCCTCCGTAATCAATGCGTGGTGCATGTATGACTGGGCCAATTCGGTGCATGCATTGGTGATCGTTTCCAGCATTTTCCCGGTTTATTTCAGCGCCACCGCACTCAGCGCATCCGGCACGCCCGATGTCAATTTTTTCGGGACACAAATCAAAGCCTCGGTGCTTTTTTCCTACACCGTTTCGATCTCCTTTCTCATCACGGCCTTGCTGGTCCCCGTTTGCACGGCTATCGCCGACTTTACGGGCAAAAAGAAGCGGTTTATGCAGTTTTTCTGCTATACCGGCGCGGTGAGTTGTATGCTCCTCTACTTTTTTACCAAGGAAACCCTCATTTCCGGCGTGTTTCTTTTCGGCCTCAGCCTGATCGGTTGGAGCGGCAGCATTGTTTTTTACGACTCCTATTTACCCGAGATCGCGACCGAAGACCGGTTCGATCAATACAGTGCGCGCGGCTTTTCGCTGGGCTACCTGGGAAGTGTGCTGTTGCTGCTTTTCAACCTGAGCATGATCCTCGCGCCGCAATTCTACGGGATCACGCAGAAGTCGCTGCCGGCGCGGATTTCATTTTTCACAGTAGGCCTTTGGTGGATATTGTTTGCACAAATTCCGTTTTACTACCTGCCATCGGGGAAAGCGGACAAGGAAAAGAGCGGTAACTGGATTTTCCAGGGATTTAAGGAGCTGAGAAAAGTGTACGGGCGCCTGCGCGAGCAGCCTTACCTCGCCAAGTTCCTGAGTGCATTCTTCATTTATACCATGGGCCTGCGCACGGTGATGTACGTGGCTACCATCTTCGGGGCGACGGAACTGAAACTTCCCTCGCAAAGTCTCATCATTACGGTATTGCTCATTCAGCTGGTCGGCATTGCGGGTTCCTATACATTCGCCTGGTTATCGGGCAGGATCGGGAATATTTATGCGCTCATGATCGGCGTGGCGATCTGGATCGGCATTTGCACGGGTGCGTACTACACCACCGAGGCTATGGAATTTTATATGATTGCTTGCACGGTGGGCATGGTAATGGGCGGCATTCAGTCGCTGTCGAGATCGACCTACTCGAAGCTAATTCCGGAAAACGTGACCGATACCGCTTCCTATTTCAGCTTTTATGATGTGACCGAGAAGCTGGCGATCGTAATCGGGACGTTCATTTACGGCACGGTCGAATACCTCACAGGGAGCATGCGCAACAGCATCCTGGCGCTGCTTGTCATTTTCGTGATCGGGCTGCTGCTGCTCTACCGCATTCCGTCCCGGAAAGTTTACCATTTCGAATTGGATCGTAATGAAAATTGA
- a CDS encoding T9SS type A sorting domain-containing protein, with translation MTHYTNIYAKAFLSILFSIALGISAATAQNCQPGYVLNPVTTNNRIEWNKFPEFSLPFKILYSGPRFGDTQSQPLKHGFSHIAAFSGPEPASLTERQRAMLWYGVATSSGDQPWGDNTLRSPWGNDTAAYRSFWDAYASTITQVDVVCLDIERMQREDRDILALKSNTRIPQNYRNLSDADFLATYKRDMRWWYTEAANRLRAKGVKAALTSYSDVPIRNTWLNITANSWQDWTTNPARTHYLTQDNSGKVGGSVYDAMDFLSPSPYYYYGYDHPIGKDYLSYLLFSIEANAAWSDKPIIPFVWLRVHDSYDKNIPLITDFMAEATAIFPFFSGAKGLWIWENPFLSDERQENYAPYEHFIYGLYRLSEFKDMLEGDYDLVIPMSARDHMEQQNPVWRGIVKNNHILIAAQNPYAADNATTSITVSYQNWARNITLKGKEVFLCKFDLNDTVNGVEPTLDLVNVFPNPAARELNVSLEGINGVTDVDFALTNSKGQIFLQQPLKAFAGQSRTTIPLPRLAAGMYFARFTTNNRTVIKKVAILQ, from the coding sequence ATGACTCACTATACAAACATCTACGCAAAGGCATTTTTAAGCATATTATTCAGCATCGCGCTGGGTATCTCCGCGGCAACCGCCCAAAACTGCCAGCCCGGTTATGTGCTAAACCCCGTCACGACCAACAACCGTATCGAATGGAATAAATTCCCTGAATTCTCACTTCCCTTCAAAATCCTGTACAGCGGTCCGCGCTTCGGCGACACCCAGTCGCAACCGTTGAAACACGGTTTCAGCCATATTGCGGCATTCAGCGGCCCGGAGCCCGCATCACTCACCGAGCGCCAACGGGCAATGCTTTGGTACGGCGTAGCGACTTCGAGCGGCGACCAGCCCTGGGGCGACAATACCCTCCGCAGCCCGTGGGGCAATGATACGGCCGCCTACCGCAGTTTCTGGGACGCTTACGCCAGCACCATCACGCAAGTAGATGTGGTGTGCCTCGATATCGAACGCATGCAGCGCGAAGACCGCGACATCCTCGCATTGAAATCCAATACACGGATTCCTCAGAATTACCGCAACCTTTCGGACGCCGATTTCCTGGCGACTTACAAAAGAGACATGCGCTGGTGGTACACCGAAGCCGCCAACCGCCTCCGCGCCAAGGGCGTAAAAGCCGCCCTCACGAGTTACAGCGATGTGCCCATCCGCAACACCTGGCTCAACATCACGGCCAACAGCTGGCAGGACTGGACCACCAACCCCGCCCGGACGCATTACCTCACGCAGGACAATTCCGGAAAAGTAGGCGGTAGCGTGTACGACGCAATGGACTTTCTTTCGCCATCACCCTACTATTATTACGGCTATGACCACCCCATAGGCAAGGATTACCTCTCCTACCTGCTATTCTCGATCGAGGCGAATGCGGCGTGGAGCGACAAGCCGATCATTCCGTTTGTATGGCTGCGCGTACACGACAGTTACGACAAGAATATCCCCCTGATCACCGATTTCATGGCCGAGGCCACAGCGATATTTCCCTTTTTCTCCGGCGCAAAAGGGTTGTGGATTTGGGAAAACCCGTTTTTATCGGATGAAAGACAGGAGAATTATGCTCCCTATGAGCATTTCATTTACGGACTTTATCGCTTATCGGAGTTCAAGGACATGCTCGAAGGCGATTACGACCTGGTAATCCCGATGTCGGCGCGGGATCATATGGAACAGCAAAACCCCGTTTGGCGTGGAATTGTAAAAAACAACCATATCCTGATCGCCGCACAGAACCCCTACGCCGCCGACAACGCCACCACGTCGATCACCGTTTCTTACCAGAACTGGGCCCGAAACATTACTTTGAAAGGGAAGGAGGTATTCCTCTGCAAATTCGACCTGAACGACACCGTGAACGGCGTAGAGCCGACGCTGGACCTGGTGAATGTGTTTCCCAACCCCGCTGCGCGGGAGCTGAACGTTTCGCTGGAAGGCATAAATGGGGTAACTGACGTCGACTTTGCATTGACTAACAGCAAGGGACAAATTTTCCTTCAACAACCACTCAAAGCATTCGCCGGCCAATCGCGCACAACCATCCCGCTTCCCCGGCTCGCTGCTGGCATGTATTTTGCCCGGTTTACGACCAATAACCGAACAGTCATTAAAAAAGTGGCGATCCTCCAATAG
- a CDS encoding DUF6265 family protein has protein sequence MKASCSCWIPVSGRQLCALFLLLCGFSGDSIFSQKDFEKLKPIVGTWHTKRTKGDIYETWQRRSAKEFAGLSYTVSNGDTMPLEKVRLYLQGTEIIYAPVAIQQNDDKEVLFKLKSIEGNRFVFENLQHDFPKRIVYDFKSKDSLYAYIEGEIESRMRRVDYPYRRIH, from the coding sequence ATGAAAGCATCCTGTTCCTGCTGGATTCCTGTGAGTGGAAGGCAACTCTGCGCCCTTTTTCTTCTGTTGTGCGGGTTTTCAGGGGACAGCATATTCAGCCAGAAGGACTTTGAGAAATTGAAGCCTATTGTCGGAACCTGGCACACTAAACGTACCAAAGGTGACATATATGAAACCTGGCAGCGAAGGAGTGCGAAGGAGTTCGCCGGTCTGAGTTACACGGTGTCGAACGGCGATACGATGCCGCTTGAAAAAGTGCGGCTTTATCTGCAAGGGACCGAAATCATATACGCGCCGGTGGCCATCCAGCAGAATGATGATAAGGAAGTGTTGTTCAAACTTAAATCGATCGAGGGCAACCGGTTTGTCTTCGAGAACCTGCAACACGATTTTCCAAAGCGGATCGTGTATGATTTTAAATCAAAAGATTCGCTTTATGCCTATATAGAAGGTGAAATCGAGTCACGCATGCGCCGCGTCGATTATCCTTACCGCCGAATCCATTAA
- a CDS encoding metal-dependent phosphohydrolase: protein MLELTERQWSLFDFVKEMHGEQKRKYTGAPYYTHLLSVADRVEQYVHQGYETEIALCHDLIEDTECSLADLSAKLMSLGYSITEDEVILAGVDDLTDKYTHLKYPSLNRAQRKELEGVRIMASRPIAQTVKYADIIDNMLSLTEHDPGFARVYAREVDGYLWKINQGNQQLYAACCQLLMEVKWKLGVDLN from the coding sequence ATGCTGGAATTAACCGAGCGCCAATGGTCGCTGTTTGACTTTGTAAAGGAAATGCACGGTGAGCAAAAGCGAAAGTACACAGGCGCACCATACTACACGCATTTGCTGAGCGTGGCCGACCGGGTGGAGCAATATGTGCATCAGGGTTACGAAACGGAAATCGCGCTCTGCCACGACCTCATCGAGGATACCGAATGCTCGCTGGCCGATCTTTCTGCAAAACTGATGAGCCTCGGGTATAGTATCACGGAAGACGAGGTGATCCTGGCCGGTGTGGACGATCTCACCGATAAGTACACGCATTTGAAATACCCGTCCCTGAACCGGGCTCAGCGAAAAGAGCTGGAAGGTGTGCGCATTATGGCTTCGAGGCCCATCGCCCAGACCGTCAAATACGCCGACATCATCGACAACATGCTTTCGCTCACCGAGCACGATCCCGGCTTCGCGCGAGTTTACGCACGCGAGGTGGACGGTTATCTATGGAAAATCAACCAGGGTAACCAGCAGCTTTACGCCGCCTGCTGCCAGCTTTTAATGGAAGTCAAATGGAAGCTGGGCGTGGATTTGAATTGA
- a CDS encoding phosphatase PAP2 family protein → MKINYISFRQSITRLVLPALAVTLLWSCSKTVDEPTAGINTPSSLDENAGKWKPYVLASSDEIAVAQPKEATSDDYKAELKKVKDLTESVTPQQREQINYWGAGAVYRWNEIARELCARYNSPPASNADGKYPIPDATKPLQDPKFPFANPPYAARALAYLSVAQYDALVAAWNYKFKYNRKAPSKNDTSIKALLPVSDLPSYPSEDAVVAEASVVILKAMFPGEVPFLEAKLAEHKQSRIAAGMNVESDMLAGAELGKAVGAKIMGRARTDKMGSANNQAQTAAMIANARKIGVTEPWVSQEFPPRPPMLPTYGFVKPWNFDSATVVALRPEAPPVIGSPAFQKDMNELLDIAKKQTREQARIASFWSDGVGSYTPPGHWHRKGAELCHENKYSEVRTARTLALLGTTMQDAGICCWDVKYYYYYPRPNQMSSKIKTSVGLPNFPSYTSGHSTFSGAAAEVLAHIFPANKKEVDDMASEASISRIYGLIHYRFDCEVGLASGHKIGGYAVARAKTDGAE, encoded by the coding sequence ATGAAAATCAACTATATCTCCTTTCGGCAATCGATCACGCGACTGGTACTTCCGGCCCTGGCAGTGACATTGCTTTGGTCATGCTCCAAAACCGTCGACGAACCCACCGCGGGAATCAACACGCCATCCAGCCTGGACGAAAATGCGGGTAAATGGAAACCCTACGTGCTCGCATCATCCGACGAAATTGCCGTAGCCCAGCCCAAAGAAGCTACATCCGACGACTATAAGGCTGAGCTCAAAAAGGTGAAAGACCTGACCGAATCGGTCACGCCTCAGCAGCGTGAGCAAATCAACTATTGGGGCGCAGGCGCCGTGTACCGTTGGAACGAAATCGCGCGCGAACTTTGCGCCCGCTACAATAGCCCGCCGGCTTCCAATGCGGATGGCAAATACCCCATTCCCGATGCCACCAAGCCGCTGCAAGACCCCAAGTTCCCGTTCGCTAACCCGCCCTACGCCGCCCGTGCATTGGCATACCTGAGCGTAGCGCAATATGACGCGCTCGTGGCTGCATGGAATTATAAATTCAAATACAACCGCAAAGCGCCTTCCAAAAACGACACGTCCATTAAAGCGCTCCTGCCCGTGAGCGACCTTCCGTCCTACCCTTCGGAGGACGCGGTGGTAGCGGAAGCTTCGGTAGTAATCCTGAAAGCGATGTTTCCGGGCGAAGTGCCGTTTCTGGAAGCAAAACTTGCAGAGCATAAGCAAAGCAGAATTGCAGCAGGTATGAATGTCGAAAGCGACATGCTCGCAGGCGCGGAACTGGGTAAGGCTGTGGGAGCGAAAATCATGGGACGCGCCCGGACCGACAAAATGGGCAGTGCCAACAACCAGGCGCAAACCGCGGCAATGATCGCCAATGCGAGGAAAATCGGCGTTACAGAGCCTTGGGTAAGCCAGGAGTTTCCGCCTCGTCCGCCAATGCTTCCCACTTACGGCTTCGTAAAACCCTGGAACTTCGACTCTGCGACCGTCGTTGCGCTCCGCCCCGAGGCGCCGCCGGTGATCGGCAGCCCGGCATTTCAGAAAGACATGAACGAACTGCTCGACATTGCTAAAAAGCAAACCCGTGAGCAGGCACGCATTGCCAGCTTCTGGTCCGACGGCGTGGGCAGCTACACACCGCCCGGCCACTGGCACCGCAAAGGCGCCGAATTGTGCCACGAAAACAAATACAGCGAAGTACGCACCGCACGTACGCTGGCATTGCTCGGTACCACCATGCAAGACGCCGGCATTTGCTGCTGGGACGTGAAGTATTACTATTACTACCCACGCCCGAACCAAATGAGCAGCAAAATCAAAACGTCCGTCGGGCTGCCTAATTTCCCGTCGTACACGTCCGGTCACTCGACCTTCTCAGGTGCCGCCGCCGAGGTACTCGCGCACATTTTCCCCGCTAACAAAAAAGAAGTCGACGACATGGCCTCCGAAGCTTCCATCTCCCGGATCTACGGCCTGATCCACTACCGCTTCGACTGCGAAGTTGGACTCGCATCAGGCCATAAAATCGGCGGATACGCAGTAGCGCGCGCGAAGACGGATGGTGCGGAGTAG
- a CDS encoding thioredoxin domain-containing protein, which produces MNRLSEQTSPYLLQHAHNPVDWYPWGEEALSKAKNENKPILVSIGYSACHWCHVMERECFEKEPIAEVMNAYFVCIKVDREERPDVDAVYMDAVQAMGVRGGWPLNVFLLPDSKPFYGVTYLPPQNWVQLLKSINQAFTNHFDELADSAEGFVQNMIASESQKYGLVEGTVHFNADDLDVMFEQIQRHFDTQKGGMDRAPKFMMPSIYKFLLRYFDVSQNPEALAQVELSLNRIALGGIYDHVGGGWARYSVDEDWFIPHFEKMLYDNAQLLSVYAEAYSLTQNPLYASRIEQTIQWLSAEMRSADGGFFSALDADSEGIEGKFYIWTQQELQSVLGEDFDWFSKLYNISAQGNWEHGYNHLHLTEPVEHAAKTAGILTDDFAGRYENAVTKLAEKRRERVRPGLDDKILASWNGLLIKGLTDCYRALGHEEIRELAIGTGHFIAGKMTTGSKLNHSFKNGVATVTGFLEDYAAVIEGYLGLYQITFEEDWLQKAQQLTEYALSNFYDQSEGFFHFTDAYGEALIARKKELFDNVIPASNSIMAQNLYTLGKMLDRDDYIEISDKMLSKMTKLLLADVQWVTNWAALYCQRAVPTAEIAIVGGDADAMRKDLDRFFIPNKIVMGTSTSSTLPLLLNRTDINAKTAIYVCYDKTCQLPVTKVEEALDQLAGV; this is translated from the coding sequence ATGAACCGACTTAGTGAACAAACCAGCCCATATTTGCTCCAACATGCGCACAATCCGGTGGATTGGTATCCCTGGGGCGAAGAAGCATTGTCCAAAGCCAAAAACGAAAACAAGCCGATCCTGGTGAGCATCGGCTACTCGGCCTGCCATTGGTGCCACGTGATGGAACGGGAATGTTTTGAAAAAGAGCCGATTGCAGAAGTCATGAATGCGTATTTCGTATGCATTAAAGTGGACCGCGAGGAGCGGCCCGACGTGGACGCCGTGTACATGGACGCCGTGCAGGCAATGGGCGTGCGTGGCGGATGGCCGCTGAACGTATTCCTATTGCCTGACTCCAAACCTTTTTACGGCGTCACTTACCTCCCGCCCCAAAACTGGGTGCAGCTCCTGAAAAGCATTAATCAGGCATTTACCAACCATTTCGACGAGCTGGCCGATTCGGCGGAAGGCTTCGTTCAGAATATGATCGCTTCCGAAAGCCAGAAATACGGGCTGGTGGAGGGCACCGTGCATTTCAATGCCGACGATCTGGATGTGATGTTCGAGCAAATCCAGCGGCATTTCGATACGCAAAAAGGCGGTATGGACCGTGCGCCGAAGTTTATGATGCCGTCGATCTACAAATTCCTGCTGCGTTATTTTGATGTCAGCCAAAACCCCGAGGCGCTGGCACAGGTGGAACTTTCGCTCAACCGCATTGCTCTCGGCGGCATTTACGACCATGTCGGCGGAGGCTGGGCGCGGTACTCGGTGGATGAGGACTGGTTTATTCCGCATTTCGAAAAGATGCTTTATGACAATGCGCAGTTGCTGAGCGTGTACGCCGAGGCCTATTCACTCACCCAAAATCCATTGTACGCCAGTCGCATCGAGCAAACCATTCAATGGCTTTCCGCAGAAATGCGCAGCGCCGATGGCGGCTTCTTTTCCGCGCTGGACGCTGATAGTGAAGGTATTGAGGGAAAGTTTTACATCTGGACGCAACAGGAACTCCAATCAGTACTCGGCGAAGATTTCGATTGGTTTTCCAAACTTTATAACATTTCCGCACAGGGAAACTGGGAGCACGGCTATAATCACCTGCACCTCACCGAACCTGTGGAGCATGCTGCCAAAACAGCGGGCATTCTAACCGACGATTTCGCGGGCCGGTATGAAAATGCAGTGACCAAACTGGCCGAAAAGCGCCGTGAACGCGTGCGGCCCGGCCTGGACGACAAGATACTCGCTTCATGGAACGGCTTGCTGATCAAGGGACTAACGGATTGCTACCGCGCATTGGGCCACGAAGAGATACGCGAGCTGGCGATCGGCACGGGGCATTTCATTGCCGGAAAAATGACTACCGGCAGCAAATTGAATCACAGTTTCAAAAACGGCGTGGCTACCGTCACCGGCTTCCTGGAAGACTATGCGGCGGTCATCGAAGGTTATCTCGGACTTTATCAGATCACATTCGAAGAGGATTGGCTGCAAAAAGCACAGCAGCTGACGGAATACGCACTGAGCAACTTTTACGATCAGTCGGAAGGTTTCTTCCATTTCACCGATGCCTACGGCGAAGCGCTGATCGCCCGCAAAAAGGAGCTGTTCGACAATGTCATCCCCGCTTCAAACTCCATCATGGCCCAGAACCTTTACACGCTGGGTAAAATGCTCGACCGCGACGATTACATCGAAATATCGGACAAAATGCTTTCCAAAATGACCAAACTACTCCTCGCGGACGTGCAGTGGGTCACCAACTGGGCTGCATTATACTGCCAGCGGGCCGTCCCCACTGCCGAAATAGCGATCGTAGGCGGCGATGCCGATGCCATGCGGAAGGACCTGGACCGTTTTTTTATCCCCAACAAAATTGTGATGGGCACAAGTACTTCCTCCACCCTGCCGCTGCTGCTGAACCGGACGGATATCAATGCCAAAACGGCGATTTACGTCTGCTACGACAAAACCTGTCAGTTGCCAGTCACCAAAGTGGAAGAAGCGCTCGATCAGTTGGCCGGCGTTTAA
- a CDS encoding DinB family protein produces MKRSEIVPMPAFFDRYINLVDDIGLAEGFEKYTPDQIYSDTSRLAALGDSIYEAGKWTIRDILQHVIDNERIMAYRALRFSRNDATPLAGYDEAILAAHTLAAHRTIDDLMEEFREVRRSTITLFRNMDDVMLTRLGTANQAEISPLALGFVILGHPLHHMQVIRDRYFPLL; encoded by the coding sequence ATGAAAAGATCTGAAATAGTGCCGATGCCCGCTTTTTTCGACCGTTACATCAATCTCGTCGACGATATCGGCCTCGCGGAAGGATTCGAGAAATACACGCCCGACCAAATTTACAGCGACACCTCCCGCCTGGCCGCCCTCGGCGACAGCATTTATGAAGCGGGTAAATGGACCATCAGGGATATTTTGCAGCACGTAATTGACAATGAACGTATTATGGCCTACCGCGCCCTGCGTTTTTCCAGGAATGACGCAACACCGCTCGCGGGTTATGATGAGGCCATCCTCGCTGCGCACACGCTGGCCGCGCACCGGACGATCGACGATCTGATGGAGGAATTCCGGGAAGTGCGCCGCAGCACGATCACGTTGTTCCGCAATATGGACGACGTAATGCTGACACGCCTGGGCACTGCCAATCAAGCGGAAATATCACCGCTCGCATTGGGATTTGTGATTCTCGGCCACCCGCTTCACCACATGCAGGTAATCCGCGACCGCTATTTTCCGCTGCTTTAA